A window from Fragaria vesca subsp. vesca linkage group LG5, FraVesHawaii_1.0, whole genome shotgun sequence encodes these proteins:
- the LOC101310413 gene encoding cell division cycle protein 48 homolog, with product MADPSSSGANSAQPSSTDPKAKKDFSTAILERKKSPNRLVVDEAINDDNSVVSLHPATMEKLQFFRGDTVLIKGKKRKDTVCIVLADEQCDEPRIRMNKVVRANLRVRLGDVVSVHTCPDVKYGKRVHILPIDDTIEGVSGNLFDAYLKPYFLESYRPVRKGDLFLVRGGMRSVEFKVIDTDPGEYCVVAPDTEIFCEGEPVKREDEEKLNEVGYDDVGGVRKQMAQIRELVELPLRHPQLFKSIGVKPPKGILLYGPPGSGKTLIARAVANETGAFFFLINGPEIMSKLAGESESNLRKAFEEAEKNAPSIIFIDELDSIAPKREKTQGEVERRIVSQLLTLMDGLKSRAHVIVMAATNRPNSIDPALRRFGRFDREIDIGVPDEIGRLEVLRIHTKNMKLAEDVDLERVSKDTHGYVGADLAALCTEAALQCIREKMDVIDLEDEEIDAEVLNSMAVTNEHFQTALGASNPSALRETVVEVPNVSWDAIGGLDNVKRELQETVQYPVEHPEKFEKFGMSPSKGVLFYGPPGCGKTLLAKAIANECQANFISIKGPELLTMWFGESEANVREIFDKARQSAPCVLFFDELDSIATQRGGSVGDAGGAADRVLNQLLTEMDGMSAKKTVFIIGATNRPDIIDPALLRPGRLDQLIYIPLPDEASRLQIFKACLRKSPVNRDVDLAVLARHTHGFSGADITEICQRACKYAIRENIEKDIEKERRKAENPEAMEEDDIDEVPEIKPAHFEESMKFARRSVSDADIRKYQAFAQTLQQSRGIGSDFRFPQTGNTAGAAADPFASASAAADDDDLYS from the exons ATGGCGGATCCGAGCTCGTCCGGCGCTAATTCGGCCCAGCCCTCTTCTACTGACCC GAAAGCTAAGAAGGATTTTTCCACGGCGATTTTGGAGCGGAAGAAGTCTCCTAATCGGCTTGTAGTTGATGAAGCTATCAATGATGATAATTCTGTGGTGTCCTTGCACCCTGCTACCATGGAAAAACTTCAGTTTTTCCGGGGAGACACTGTGCTAATAAAG GGGAAGAAACGGAAAGATACAGTTTGTATTGTTCTTGCTGATGAACAATGTGACGAACCAAGGATCAGAATGAACAAAGTTGTAAGGGCTAATCTTAGGGTGCGTCTTGGAGATGTTGTGTCAGTTCACACTTGTCCGGATGTCAAGTATGGGAAGCGGGTTCACATCCTTCCAATTGATGATACAATTGAAGGCGTATCTGGAAACTTGTTTGATGCATATTTGAAGC CATACTTCTTGGAATCTTACCGGCCTGTGAGGAAGGGTGACCTTTTCCTGGTCAGGGGTGGGATGCGAAGTGTTGAGTTCAAGGTCATTGACACAGACCCTGGTGAATACTGTGTTGTTGCTCCCGATACTGAGATTTTCTGTGAGGGAGAACCTGTGAAGCGTGAGGATGAGGAAAAATTGAATGAGGTGGGTTATGATGATGTTGGAGGTGTTAGGAAACAAATGGCTCAGATACGTGAATTAGTAGAGTTACCTCTTAGACACCCACAGCTTTTCAAGTCCATTGGAGTGAAACCACCAAAAGGTATTCTGCTTTATGGACCACCGGGGTCTGGGAAAACTCTGATTGCAAGGGCTGTAGCTAATGAAACTGGAGCATTCTTCTTTTTGATTAATGGGCCTGAAATAATGTCAAAGTTAGCTGGTGAGAGTGAAAGCAATCTGAGGAAGGCATTTGAAGAAGCTGAAAAGAATGCCCCATCAATCATTTTTATTGATGAGTTAGATTCCATTGCTCCAAAGAGGGAGAAGACTCAGGGTGAAGTGGAAAGGCGTATCGTTTCGCAACTTCTGACTTTGATGGATGGCCTCAAGTCCCGTGCACATGTCATTGTCATGGCAGCAACAAATAGGCCAAACAGCATTGACCCGGCTCTGAGGAGGTTTGGAAGATTTGATAGAGAGATTGACATTGGTGTACCAGATGAAATTGGAAGATTGGAAGTTTTGAGAATCCATACAAAGAACATGAAACTTGCAGAAGAT GTTGATCTCGAACGAGTTTCAAAGGACACCCATGGTTATGTCGGCGCTGATCTTGCCGCACTCTGTACTGAGGCTGCACTTCAGTGTATCCGTGAGAAAATGGATGTTATTGACTTAGAAGATGAGGAAATTGATGCCGAGGTGCTGAATTCTATGGCTGTGACCAATGAACACTTCCAGACTGCATTGGGTGCTTCAAATCCTTCAGCATTGCGTGAAACT GTTGTGGAGGTACCTAATGTCTCATGGGATGCAATTGGAGGATTGGATAATGTCAAAAGAGAACTTCAAGAG ACTGTTCAATACCCAGTGGAGCATCCAGAGAAGTTTGAGAAATTTGGCATGTCACCTTCTAAAGGTGTTCTCTTTTATGGGCCACCAGGCTGTGGTAAAACTCTTCTTGCAAAGGCAATTGCCAATGAATGCCAGGCTAATTTCATTAGTATCAAAGGCCCTGAGTTGCTAACAATGTGGTTTGGAGAAAGTGAGGCAAATGTCCGTGAGATATTTGACAAAGCTCGCCAATCTGCTCCTTGTGTTCTTTTCTTTGATGAGCTGGACTCAATTGCAACTCAG CGTGGAGGTTCTGTAGGAGATGCTGGTGGTGCAGCAGATAGAGTCTTGAACCAACTTCTAACTGAAATGGATGGAATGAGTGCTAAGAAAACAGTTTTTATCATTGGAGCAACAAATAGGCCAGACATTATTGACCCAGCATTGCTCAGGCCTGGACGGCTTGACCAGCTCATCTATATCCCACTCCCAGATGAAGCTTCCCGTCTTCAGATTTTCAAAGCATGTTTGAGGAAGTCACCCGTCAATAGGGATGTTGACCTTGCAGTTCTTGCACGTCATACCCACGGTTTCAGTGGTGCTGATATCACTGAGATATGCCAGCGTGCCTGCAAATATGCCATCAGAGAAAATATTGAGAAG GATATTGAAAAGGAGAGAAGAAAGGCGGAGAATCCAGAAGCAATGGAGGAGGATGACATTGATGAGGTTCCAGAAATAAAGCCAGCACACTTTGAGGAGTCTATGAAATTTGCCCGCAGAAGTGTTAGTGATGCAGACATCAGGAAGTACCAGGCATTCGCTCAGACTCTGCAACAATCTCGTGGGATTGGGTCTGATTTCCGGTTCCCCCAAACAGGCAACACTGCAGGAGCAGCTGCAGACCCCTTTGCTTCAGCTTCAGCTGCTGCAGACGACGATGATCTGTACAGCTGA
- the LOC101310122 gene encoding jmjC domain-containing protein 4-like, giving the protein MGITIGGEIERVNGKEVSYSEFVERYMEKNQPVVLTGLMEDWRACRDWVQDDGKPNLQFFATHFGKSKVQVADCGTREFTDQKRLEMTVGIFVEQWPGDSEEEEEGGSAPSQAAGSKMLLYLKDWHFVKEYPEYTAYTTPMFFCDDWLNMYLDNHRMHNDPDIYSENNDISCSDYRFVYMGAKGTWTPLHADVFRSYSWSANVCGKKRWLFLPPSQSHLVFDRNMKSSVYNILDDVSETKFPGFAKTIWLECTQEQNDIIFVPSGWYHQVHNLEDTISINHNWFNANNLRWVWDLLLRDYNESKEYIEDIKDICDDFEGLCQRNLAANTGMNFNDFLIFLARFSFANLIRLQYVSRKNGNQTRNLSPITQHFTFNLVSIQKIASRISSLQDPGSHGFCLDFRETLKDPGFIRLCAVLGKTYGMIHVRENWNFDMEKAWIDDMKDLDVIGTCNSQVCTPKDLVTFIEYALAESNGG; this is encoded by the exons ATGGGGATAACAATAGGGGGTGAAATAGAGAGGGTGAATGGGAAGGAGGTGAGTTACAGTGAGTTTGTGGAGAGGTACATGGAGAAGAACCAGCCTGTGGTGCTGACTGGTCTCATGGAGGATTGGAGGGCTTGCAGAGATTGGGTTCAAGATGATGGCAAGCCCAATCTTCAGTTTTTCGCTACCCATTTTGGGAAATCCAAAGTTCAG GTTGCAGATTGCGGTACGAGGGAATTTACAGATCAGAAGAGATTGGAAATGACTGTTGGAATATTTGTTGAGCAATGGCCTGGGGATTCTGAGGAGGAGGAGGAGGGTGGTAGTGCTCCGAGTCAGGCAGCTGGGAGCAAGATGCTGCTGTATTTGAAGGACTGGCATTTTGTGAAG GAGTACCCAGAATACACAGCATACACAACTCCGATGTTCTTTTGTGATGATTGGCTCAACATGTACCTTGACAATCATCGTATGCACAATGACCCCGACATTTACTCGGAAAACAATGACATAAGCTGCTCAGATTATCGATTTGTTTACATGGGAGCAAAAG GCACATGGACTCCTCTTCATGCTGATGTTTTCAGGTCATATAGCTGGTCAGCAAATGTATGTGGAAAAAAACGGTGGCTTTTCCTGCCTCCTTCTCAAAGTCATCTGGTGTTTGACAG GAATATGAAGAGCAGTGTATATAATATCCTTGATGATGTGAGTGAAACAAAGTTTCCTGGTTTTGCAAAG ACTATTTGGTTGGAGTGCACTCAAGAACAAAATGACATTATCTTTGTGCCTAGCGGATGGTATCATCAAGTCCATAATTTG GAAGATACCATATCAATAAACCACAACTGGTTCAATGCTAATAATCTACGTTGGGTG TGGGATTTGCTTTTGAGGGACTACAATGAGTCTAAGGAGTACATAGAAGACATTAAGGATATATGTGATGATTTTGAAGGTCTCTGCCAGCGCAACCTTGCCGCTAACACAG GCATGAACTTTAATGATTTCTTGATATTCCTAGCACGTTTTTCCTTTGCAAACTTGATTCGACTTCAGTATGTCAGTAGGAAGAATGGGAATCAGACTCGGAACTTATCCCCAATAACTCAGCATTTCACTTTCAACCTTGTATCAATTCAGAAAATTGCGTCCAGGATAAGCTCCTTGCAAGATCCAGGAAGTCATGGTTTTTGTTTGGATTTTAGGGAAACCTTGAAAGATCCTGGGTTCATTAGACTTTGTGCAGTTTTGGGGAAAACATATGGGATGATACACGTGCGAGAAAACTGGAATTTCGATATGGAGAAAGCTTGGATAGATGATATGAAGGACTTGGACGTTATAGGAACTTGTAATTCTCAGGTCTGTACTCCCAAAGATCTTGTAACATTTATAGAGTATGCTCTTGCAGAAAGCAATGGCGGTTGA
- the LOC101310700 gene encoding probable LRR receptor-like serine/threonine-protein kinase At4g26540-like: MPVNPWTFFFSFLTLSSFLLVHFPALALNQQGQALVSWKQSLNGSPEGLSNWDPSDETPCGWFGVTCNFNNQVVELNLKYIDLLGKVPSNFTSLLTLNKLVLSGTNLTGSIPREISTLKQLTSLDLSDNALSGEIPVEICELPKLQELYLSTNRLEGSIPVQIGNLTSLTWFVVYDNQLSGNIPSTIGNLPQLQVIRAGGNKNLEGALPDEIGNCTNLVMLGLAETSISGFLPPSLGILKKLETLAVYTTLVSGPIPPELGDCTELRDVYLYENSLSGSVPSKLGNLKNLQNLLLWQNSLVGVIPPELGNCHQLLVIDISMNSLTGSIPQSFGNLTSLQELQLSVNQISGEIPAKLGNCRQLTHIEMDNNQITGTIPFEFGSLSNLTILFLWQNKLEGAIPASISNCGNLEAVDLSQNGLTGPIPGGIFQLQKLTKLLLLSNNISGEIPPEIGNCSSLIRFRANDNKLTGAIPQQIGSLKSLNFLDLGSNRLNGNIPEGISGCRNLTFLDLHSNSITGNLPAGFNLLVSLQFVDFSDNMIEGVLSPGLGSLTSLTKFSLGKNRFTGSIPSQIGSCGKLQLLDLGGNELTGVIPASLGKIPALEISLNLSWNQLSGELPKEFADLDKLGILDLSHNQLSGDLQFLADMQNLVVLNVSHNNFTGRVPDTPFFAKLPLSVMSGNPALCLTGSQCAAANPTWSRRRNAAARVAMVVLLCTACTLLLAALYIILASRKRAQPGFFGGAHEPDPEDDSEEVDVGPPWEVTLYQKLDLSIVDVAKSLTPANVIGRGRSGVVYHVSIPSGLSLAVKRFRTGEKHSASAFSSEIATLARIRHRNIVRLLGWGANRRTKLLFYDYLPQGNLGSLLHEGCAGLVEWDTRFKIALGVAEGLAYLHHDCQPAILHRDVKAQNILLGDQYEAVLADFGLARLVEDDQNGPFSANPQFAGSYGYIAPEYACMLKITAKSDVYSYGVVLLEIITGKRPVDPSFTDGQHVIQWVRDHLKSKKDPVEILDQKLQGYPDTQIQEMLQALGISLLCTSNRAEDRPTMKDVAALLREIRHDQPATGSEAHKPASTALKNSSSSVTPAQLLMMQGSSHCSLAYSSSAGYLSGTQ, encoded by the exons ATGCCTGTAAATCCATGGACCTTCTTCTTCTCCTTCTTAACCCTCTCTTCTTTTCTTCTGGTTCACTTCCCTGCTCTGGCCTTGAACCAACAAGGCCAGGCTCTTGTTTCATGGAAGCAGAGCCTCAATGGCTCCCCTGAGGGGCTGAGCAATTGGGACCCGAGTGATGAAACTCCATGTGGGTGGTTTGGGGTCACCTGCAACTTCAACAACCAAGTTGTGGAGCTGAATTTGAAGTATATTGATCTTCTGGGTAAGGTGCCTTCGAATTTCACTTCATTACTGACGCTAAACAAGCTAGTCTTGTCAGGCACAAACCTCACCGGCTCAATCCCAAGAGAAATCTCCACTCTTAAGCAACTGACCTCACTCGACCTCAGCGACAATGCACTGAGCGGCGAAATCCCAGTCGAAATCTGCGAGCTGCCTAAACTACAAGAGCTCTACCTCAGCACGAACCGGCTCGAAGGCTCAATCCCAGTCCAAATCGGAAACCTCACAAGCCTCACGTGGTTTGTTGTGTACGACAATCAGCTCAGCGGCAACATTCCTAGCACCATCGGAAATCTACCCCAATTGCAAGTAATCAGAGCCGGAGGGAACAAGAATCTTGAAGGTGCTCTACCCGATGAGATTGGTAACTGCACCAATCTGGTCATGTTGGGACTAGCAGAAACCAGCATTTCCGGGTTCCTACCTCCAAGCCTCGGCATTCTTAAAAAGCTCGAAACTTTGGCAGTCTACACCACTCTCGTCTCCGGTCCGATCCCCCCGGAGCTAGGAGACTGCACCGAGCTCCGGGACGTATACTTGTACGAAAACTCGCTCAGTGGCTCTGTTCCGAGCAAATTGGGCAACTTGAAGAATCTCCAGAACCTTCTGCTGTGGCAGAACAGCCTTGTGGGGGTTATTCCACCGGAGCTAGGCAACTGTCACCAGCTATTAGTCATTGACATCTCTATGAATTCCCTCACCGGAAGCATTCCTCAGTCTTTTGGGAACTTGACGTCGCTTCAGGAGCTTCAGTTGAGTGTGAATCAAATCTCCGGCGAGATCCCGGCGAAGCTAGGAAACTGCAGGCAACTCACTCATATCGAGATGGATAATAATCAGATCACCGGGACTATTCCTTTCGAATTCGGAAGCTTATCGAATCTCACCATACTATTCTTGTGGCAAAACAAGCTTGAAGGTGCTATTCCTGCTTCAATTTCCAACTGTGGCAATCTTGAAGCGGTTGATTTGTCGCAGAACGGGTTGACCGGTCCGATTCCCGGCGGGATTTTCCAGCTCCAGAAACTCACCAAGCTGCTACTCCTGTCGAACAATATCTCCGGCGAGATTCCGCCGGAGATCGGAAACTGCTCGTCGTTGATTCGGTTCCGGGCGAACGACAACAAGCTAACCGGAGCAATCCCGCAGCAGATTGGGAGCTTGAAGAGCTTGAATTTCCTTGATCTCGGATCGAATCGGCTCAACGGGAACATACCGGAGGGGATCTCCGGCTGCCGGAATCTGACGTTTCTCGACTTGCATTCGAATTCGATCACCGGAAACTTGCCTGCGGGTTTCAATCTGCTTGTGTCTCTCCAGTTCGTCGATTTCTCGGATAATATGATCGAAGGGGTATTGAGTCCTGGTCTCGGTTCGCTGACGTCACTCACAAAGTTTAGCTTGGGGAAGAACCGGTTCACCGGTTCGATTCCGAGTCAGATCGGTTCGTGTGGGAAGTTGCAATTACTGGACCTTGGCGGGAACGAGCTGACCGGTGTGATTCCGGCGAGTTTGGGAAAGATTCCGGCGCTGGAAATCTCTCTGAACCTGAGCTGGAACCAACTCTCCGGCGAGTTACCGAAGGAGTTCGCCGATTTGGACAAGCTCGGGATTCTCGACCTCTCCCACAACCAGCTCTCCGGCGACCTCCAATTTCTCGCGGACATGCAAAATCTCGTCGTCCTCAACGTCTCGCACAACAACTTCACCGGGCGCGTCCCGGACACGCCCTTCTTCGCGAAGCTCCCGCTCAGCGTCATGTCCGGCAACCCCGCCCTCTGCCTCACCGGCAGCCAGTGCGCCGCCGCGAACCCGACCTGGTCCCGCCGCCGCAACGCCGCCGCGCGCGTGGCGATGGTCGTCCTTCTCTGCACCGCATGCACGCTCCTCTTAGCCGCGCTGTACATCATCCTCGCCTCCCGAAAGCGCGCGCAGCCAGGGTTCTTCGGCGGTGCCCACGAGCCCGACCCGGAAGACGACTCCGAAGAAGTCGACGTGGGCCCACCTTGGGAGGTGACGCTCTACCAGAAACTCGACCTCTCTATCGTCGACGTGGCGAAATCCCTGACTCCCGCCAACGTCATAGGCCGGGGTCGATCCGGCGTCGTCTACCACGTGTCCATCCCCTCGGGACTCTCGCTCGCCGTGAAAAGATTCCGCACCGGCGAGAAACACTCCGCTTCCGCGTTTTCCTCCGAGATTGCCACGCTGGCGAGAATACGTCACCGTAACATCGTGAGGTTACTTGGGTGGGGGGCCAACAGGAGAACGAAGTTACTGTTTTACGATTACCTACCCCAAGGTAACTTGGGGTCGTTGCTCCACGAGGGGTGCGCAGGCTTAGTAGAGTGGGACACGCGGTTCAAGATAGCACTGGGCGTGGCGGAGGGGTTGGCGTATTTGCACCACGATTGCCAGCCGGCTATTTTGCACCGGGACGTGAAGGCCCAGAATATTTTACTTGGGGATCAATACGAGGCCGTTTTGGCCGACTTTGGGTTGGCTAGGTTGGTTGAGGACGATCAAAACGGACCGTTTTCAGCTAACCCTCAGTTTGCTGGTTCTTACGGCTACATTGCGCCTG AATATGCCTGTATGCTGAAAATTACTGCAAAAAGCGATGTCTATAGCTATGGAGTAGTCCTTTTGGAGATCATAACTGGGAAAAGGCCGGTAGACCCATCGTTCACTGACGGCCAGCATGTGATTCAGTGGGTGCGAGATCACTTGAAGAGCAAGAAGGACCCGGTAGAGATTCTTGATCAGAAGCTTCAAGGCTACCCGGATACGCAGATACAAGAAATGCTTCAAGCACTTGGAATTTCGCTCCTTTGTACTAGCAACAGGGCGGAAGATCGTCCCACGATGAAGGATGTGGCTGCATTGTTGAGAGAAATTCGACATGATCAGCCTGCGACAGGAAGCGAGGCGCACAAGCCTGCTAGCACCGCGTTGAAGAACTCATCGTCTTCTGTGACTCCAGCTCAACTGCTGATGATGCAAGGGTCTTCTCATTGCTCACTTGCCTACTCTTCTTCAGCTGGTTATCTATCAGGAACACAATAA